A part of Amycolatopsis camponoti genomic DNA contains:
- a CDS encoding MarR family winged helix-turn-helix transcriptional regulator — protein sequence MSSEKTPGSSRPEGPPTGAQLADALMRTTHALRRFAGQPYQQRGWSTSRVLLMLAVDEAGTPRMGDLKDRLGVTGRSITSLVDGLEDEGLLKRCDDPGDRRSIRLEITAKGHEHLSEIKALHDAHAELTFGILSDAERTTLVDVLDRLRDHVAGRLPEPDR from the coding sequence GTGTCGAGCGAAAAGACGCCGGGATCTTCCCGGCCGGAGGGGCCGCCGACCGGGGCGCAGCTGGCCGATGCGCTGATGCGCACCACGCACGCGTTGCGCCGGTTCGCCGGGCAGCCGTATCAGCAGCGGGGCTGGTCCACATCCCGGGTTCTGCTGATGCTGGCCGTCGACGAGGCCGGCACCCCGCGGATGGGTGACCTCAAGGACCGGCTCGGCGTCACCGGCCGGTCGATCACGTCCCTCGTGGACGGCCTGGAGGACGAAGGGCTGCTCAAGCGGTGTGACGATCCCGGTGACCGTCGGTCGATCCGGCTCGAGATCACCGCCAAGGGCCACGAGCACCTGAGCGAGATCAAGGCGCTGCACGACGCCCACGCGGAGCTGACGTTCGGCATCCTCAGCGACGCCGAACGCACCACGCTGGTCGACGTGCTCGACCGGCTGCGCGACCACGTCGCCGGCCGGTTGCCCGAACCCGACCGGTAA
- a CDS encoding MFS transporter, translated as MEATGTSTGPPGTVSPGKKKTWFSRNYKLQMAGAIISALGTSAAPVAMAFAILDTGGSGTAVGLVSAAGTVPAVLFFVIGGVVADRLPRHLVIVATNLVSTVAQGLFALVVFLDSIKLWELIAFSAANGLAMAFRMPATEGLLMRSVGRENASKAFAIFRTGLNGAQVAGAALGGVLVSAFGPGWVLAIDSATFALTSLLAFAMVAEGTLRKREGMITELREGWTEFSSRKWLWSVTVQFGVVNALGVGAFTVLGAVASDRQLNGASDWGFILSADAVGMILGGLLMVKLRPQRLLVSGVSGAVMLALPLAAFAAGAPLLVICAASLLGGVGVEIFTVNWMTTLRQEIPHEKFSRIAAYEALCSFGLTPLGAAGAGPAADRFGLGRTLWFASGAIVVTTAMVLASSEVRKVKRAPDDGTRGPGGPFGGPGGPGGPGGPGGPGGPGGPGGPGGPPGPR; from the coding sequence GGCACGTCCGCCGCGCCGGTCGCGATGGCGTTCGCGATCCTCGACACGGGCGGCTCGGGCACCGCGGTCGGCCTGGTGTCCGCGGCGGGCACGGTGCCCGCGGTGCTGTTCTTCGTGATCGGCGGGGTGGTGGCCGACCGGCTGCCGCGCCACCTGGTCATCGTCGCCACGAACCTGGTCAGCACGGTCGCCCAGGGGCTGTTCGCCCTGGTGGTGTTCCTGGATTCGATCAAGCTCTGGGAGCTGATCGCGTTCTCCGCCGCCAACGGGCTCGCGATGGCCTTCCGCATGCCGGCCACCGAAGGCCTGCTGATGCGCAGCGTCGGCCGGGAGAACGCCAGCAAGGCGTTCGCCATCTTCCGGACCGGCCTCAACGGCGCCCAGGTCGCCGGCGCCGCGCTCGGCGGCGTGCTGGTGTCCGCTTTCGGCCCGGGCTGGGTGCTCGCGATCGACTCGGCCACGTTCGCCTTGACGTCGTTGCTGGCCTTCGCGATGGTGGCCGAAGGGACGCTGCGCAAGCGGGAAGGCATGATCACCGAGCTGCGCGAAGGCTGGACCGAGTTCTCCAGCCGGAAGTGGCTGTGGAGCGTGACCGTGCAGTTCGGCGTCGTCAACGCCCTCGGCGTCGGGGCGTTCACGGTGCTCGGCGCGGTGGCCTCCGACCGTCAGCTCAACGGGGCGAGTGACTGGGGTTTCATCCTTTCCGCCGACGCGGTCGGCATGATCCTCGGCGGGTTGCTGATGGTGAAGCTGCGGCCGCAGCGGCTGCTGGTTTCCGGCGTCTCCGGCGCCGTGATGCTCGCCTTGCCGCTGGCGGCGTTCGCGGCCGGCGCGCCGCTGCTGGTGATCTGCGCGGCCTCGCTGCTCGGTGGTGTCGGTGTGGAGATCTTCACCGTCAACTGGATGACCACGCTGCGGCAGGAGATCCCGCACGAGAAGTTCTCGCGCATCGCCGCGTACGAGGCGCTCTGCTCGTTCGGCCTCACCCCGCTGGGCGCGGCCGGCGCGGGCCCGGCCGCGGACCGGTTCGGTCTCGGCCGGACGCTGTGGTTCGCGAGCGGGGCCATCGTCGTCACCACCGCCATGGTCCTCGCCTCGTCCGAGGTGCGGAAGGTCAAGCGCGCCCCGGACGACGGCACCCGCGGGCCCGGTGGGCCGTTCGGCGGTCCCGGCGGTCCCGGCGGTCCCGGCGGTCCTGGTGGACCAGGGGGACCCGGCGGTCCCGGCGGTCCTGGTGGGCCGCCCGGGCCCCGCTGA
- a CDS encoding cytochrome P450 codes for MVDSIAITADLSDPEFLQNPYPALARLRRETPVARVRTAFGFDAWLLTEYELVRESLADPRLVRNVPGEVDPIRQGIPGGGAAVAGRDFVPPSVLDTVDPPEHTRLRALVQPAFTSHRVDGLVGRIETVVAPLVDELAGTPEWDVIPRIAYRLPLAVIGDLLGAPRGDDLELMRITAGLLAEDTDEDSFMAHRVALHSLRDYLVALIAEKRRQPGPDLTSTLAEAVPASDEVAGYELVSLLVNIVVAGYVTTGNMIGSGVAALLTHPDQLALLREDRGHIPSAVEEFGRIEAPFTSVLAFAAEDLAYGEVAIERGDAVIASLTAANRDPARFADPDRFDITRTDHGQLAYSRGIHRCLGSHLARVELAVFLKLLLDRFPVLELDCAPEDLRWRAIGEIRGLRAVPVRTA; via the coding sequence ATGGTTGATTCGATCGCGATCACGGCCGATCTTTCCGATCCGGAATTCCTGCAAAACCCCTATCCCGCCCTGGCCCGGCTCCGGCGCGAAACCCCGGTCGCGCGTGTCCGGACCGCGTTCGGGTTCGACGCCTGGCTGCTGACGGAGTACGAACTCGTCCGGGAGTCGCTCGCCGACCCGCGGCTGGTCCGCAACGTGCCGGGGGAGGTGGACCCGATCCGGCAGGGGATCCCCGGCGGCGGAGCCGCGGTGGCCGGCCGCGACTTCGTCCCGCCCAGCGTCCTCGACACCGTCGACCCGCCGGAGCACACGCGGCTGCGCGCGCTCGTCCAGCCGGCCTTCACCAGCCACCGGGTCGACGGGCTCGTCGGCCGGATCGAGACCGTGGTCGCGCCCCTGGTCGACGAACTCGCCGGGACGCCGGAGTGGGACGTCATCCCGCGGATCGCCTACCGCCTTCCCCTGGCGGTGATCGGGGACCTGCTCGGTGCACCGCGGGGCGACGACCTGGAACTGATGCGGATCACCGCCGGCTTGCTCGCGGAGGACACCGACGAGGACAGCTTCATGGCGCACCGCGTCGCGCTGCACTCGCTGCGCGACTACCTGGTCGCGCTCATCGCCGAGAAGCGCCGGCAACCCGGTCCGGACCTGACCAGCACCCTCGCCGAAGCCGTGCCGGCGTCGGACGAGGTGGCCGGGTACGAACTGGTTTCGCTGCTGGTCAACATCGTCGTGGCCGGCTACGTGACCACGGGCAACATGATCGGCAGCGGGGTGGCCGCCCTGCTGACGCACCCCGATCAACTGGCCCTGCTCCGCGAGGACCGCGGGCACATCCCCTCGGCGGTCGAAGAGTTCGGGCGCATCGAGGCACCGTTCACCTCGGTACTGGCCTTCGCCGCGGAGGACCTGGCGTACGGCGAGGTCGCGATCGAGCGCGGTGACGCCGTGATCGCCTCGCTGACCGCGGCGAACCGCGACCCCGCCCGGTTCGCCGACCCCGACCGGTTCGACATCACGCGCACCGACCACGGACAGCTCGCCTACAGCCGCGGCATCCACCGCTGCCTCGGCAGCCACCTCGCGCGCGTGGAGCTCGCGGTCTTCCTCAAGCTGCTCCTCGACCGCTTCCCGGTGCTGGAGCTGGACTGCGCCCCGGAAGACCTGCGGTGGCGGGCCATCGGCGAGATCCGCGGGCTGCGGGCCGTGCCGGTCCGCACGGCCTGA